Within the Platichthys flesus chromosome 16, fPlaFle2.1, whole genome shotgun sequence genome, the region tttcatcCACTAGTCAGGAAAATGCAGATAAAAACTAGTGGCCAAACTAGTAAAAAACTAGTGGCCAAATGTGGCACATTTACAACTAGTGGCCAAATGTGGCACATTTACATGTTAGACTAAATGCTAATTAATGTGCATCGtcaatttaaacaaataaacatagcAATTACCCAACGATTAAAATGTCAATACAAGATATGCACTAAGTGACTGAAACAGGTCAGACAAAGCCGCAACCTAATTACTCTTCGGACCCATTAATAACAGATTAAGTTTTTAATGGAACCTTCTTTTAATGTTCTGGGCTGCTGGGGCAAGAGTCCTCTGGCACTTATTTGTAGAGTGGTAGAGTGGAGAAGGTATCAGTGGGTTTCAACACTGATCAGTATGCATCCGTCCAATTTAGATTGACATCATGCCTCTCAGGCCCGTTGGCCTCTGCTGAGGAAGGCACTACATTTATTCAGGATTATTTGAGAAAATTATCCCTCCAGAAGCGAGGCACAGCCCAGTCAAGCATTTTCAGCCACAGCAGCCGGCTCTGCCACTTACTATTAtgactcctctcctccactcaggAAGGAACTGCACAGCAACTGACAAACCTCCAAACCTTTCGTGTCTGGTTGAGTGCCGGGGAATGAGCCAATTAGAGGTGTTTGTCAGGGGAGCAACAATCATGAAACAACTCACTAAGGCATCTATTCTgtaaggcttttttttttttttttttacagaaacaaCAGATAAAACTGGACTGTTGCTGAGTTTGTAAAATGATTCAATGCAAAAAATAAGGCGAAACTTCCTTTCATTGATGATAAGTGCAACTTATGTGCAGTTACCCAAGACATCCAGCAATGTGTGAACTACGGCTCCAAGTATCACCTGGCAAAAATGGACTCATTACATAATGTGCAAAAATATAAATGCCCACCTGCTTCTACTCTCTGCAGCACTGAACGGTTTCTTTTAGACGCGACATGCCAGCAGTGCCCTCTACTGGCGAGAAAACTAAAAACTTGAATTCAGGTCTCTTCAGTTGGCTCAGTTAATCTCAACTTCCCTCCGTATCAGTATCAACTGATATGTTATAATTACATAATAGGTATTTGACAGtgtgaaacaaatcaaaatatgtAATTAATAACTGTTATCTAAACTATGAAATTATAGTTCTTAGAATTAAATGAAGGTTGTGTACTCTGCTCCCTGAAAGTTAACCTATTTGCTTCAGAGCTGGATTACAATTGACCGACCAACAAACAGAGAACAAGTCCAGTATGATAAATTTTCTTCATACGGTTATAATTCCAGTGTTGGTAAGCTTATTAATTGAATTCATGTGCAAGCACAAAACGTtatctggttttgtttgtccTTTAGAGCATGGCCAGTTCATCATTGTCGAAAAAGGACCCAGATACCAAGAAAGGGTAAATAGAAAGTTAGTCATTACAATAATCGACCTCTGGAACTGGCCACATCCTGGACTGTAATAAgtgaataaaacagaaaggacactgatatatattttataagtaTCTCACATAAAGAGGTCGTTATCATACACACCTGCAtgcactttttttaaatatatttaaaaataatatgcTTATGACAAGGGTGTATGGAGGTGGGGAAATCGAAATTGAATGAGGTAGAATCTCCAGAAATGCCTTAAATGAAACCATTTCAATAAATAATCCTGTATTATAGGGTAACGGCATAAGTTCAGTCAAGGTGCACGGAGTTCATTTTATCTCGTTTCCGTTGTATCTCGGTCAAAAATCTACAGCTAATACACTCAGTGACAGGACCCTGGCTTAAGTAAACACCAAAGGCCACATAGATGTAATACCTCATTAGGTTAAAAATATTGTATATGTGAGatagatacaaaataaacaggTTACATGCACACATAAAAGGAGATTTTACATAAGTAAAAATGTACATCGCACTATGTGGCAATAAAAggtattttctatattttacaGACTTGTGAATAAAAATATCAGGTCATAGATTTGACATTATCAAAGCTGATCTTAGTGAGTGCAAAGCTAATCATTGTCTAGCAATATGAGGAAacttagaaaaaaaacaactattggTAACATAAAGCAAAATGGACATGAAAGGGTTAATTGTGCAAATTCAGTGGACCTGACTCAAAGGCTTGTCAGACTTCCCATTCGTATACAAACAATTGCACAAGGTTCAGTCATTCGGCATTTCACAGCCTGTCCACCTTAAATCAAGACCTCCCACACGAAAGGTAAGAAATTTCATATAAACCTCAAAGCATGAAAGCTTTTCCTTCAAAATACTGAAATTACGCAAATAACACTCAGTATTCTTTCATGCATTTCCTGATTAttcatatttcaatatttctattttgtaaCCACAGCTGGTATGCAAACCATTGTGCTGTTGGTGCTGTGGATACTGGGAATATCCCTGGTGTTGCCCGACCCAGATACAGCTGGAGAGACGGGGACTGAAGAGCCTATCCCATGTTCTAAGGGCTGCACCTGCCTGCACGATGACTACAGCTTTGAGCTCAACATGTACTGCAGCGCTCGGAACTTCACCCAAATCCCGTCTGACATGCCAACATCAACCCACTCTCTCTGGCTAGATGGCAACCTGTTCACCTCTCTCCCTGCAATGTCCTTTAAGGATCTTGCCAACCTGAACTTTCTGAATCTGCAGAGTGGCCAACTGGTAACACTTGACCCTCAGGCCTTCAAAGGGCTTAGGTCGCTAGCACACGTCCACCTTGAGCGAAATCTTCTACGCACGTTACCAGGTACACTCTTCCAGAATACACCTAACCTTGCATCACTCAGTCTGCACAACAACCAGCTTACTCGTATTGAAGAACGGCTGTTTTCGGGACTCTCACACATGTGGCTTCTCAACCTTGGGTGGAACTCGATAGCCGTCTTACCTGAGACAGCTTTCCAGGACCTGCAAGGTCTACGAGAACTTTTTCTGGCAGGGAACAGACTCGCTTACTTGCAGCCACAGCTCTTCCAGAACCTTGTTGAGCTTAAAGAGTTGGATCTCACTGGAAATTACATCAAGGTCATCAAAGCTaatgtgtttgttaaactcacCAAACTGCAAAAGCTGTACCTGGCCCAAAATCACATTGTGACCGTGGTTCCTAGAGCATTTGCAGGCATGAAGTCGCTCAGATGGTTGGATCTGACAAACAACAGGCTGACTACTCTGCATGACGACACTTTCTTGGGCCTGCACAGTCTCCATGTGCTGCGTCTCTCCAACAACTCCTTAACTGGAATTAGGCCCCGGACTTTCCGTGACCTGCAGTACTTGGAGGAACTACGTCTCAGTTACAACAGGATCCGAGCCCTGGGGGAGAGGATCTTTGAAGGGCTTGGTCATCTGGAGGTCTTAGAGCTAGAACACAACCAGGTGCAGGAGGCCCAAGTTGGTAGTTTCACAGGCCTGTCTCATGTGGCTGTCATCAACCTGTCTGGAAGCTGCTTTCTCAGTCTGCCTGACCAAGTATTCAAGGGCCTTTCAAAGCTGCACAGCCTTCATCTGGACAAAGGCTGCCTAACAAGGATCACATCTCAAGCTTTCACTGGACTCTCTGGTCTGAGGAGGCTTTTCCTGCAGCATAACAACATCTCTGTGGTAGAACGCCATAGCTTTGTAGATCTTGTGGGCTTACTGGGACTGGACTTGAGTTTTAACAAATTGGAGGTCCTCACAACCAACACATTCTCCGGCCTCAAGAATATGGAGTACCTGTTGCTTTCCCACAACGACTGTCGACAGTTTCTGCAGAATGGCACAAAAGAGTTGCTTCCGAGGCTGCGCTACCTGGACTTGAGAGCCAACGCCTTGGCAGGCATGGTCCCCGAGTTCCCAGAGTGCATGGAAAAGCTTTTGCTGTCTGGAAACCGTTGGAAGTGTGACTGCAGCACCCTCCCGCTCAGAAACTACAGCCTGAGGAATCCACTGGTGATACCTCGGCAGGTGGAGACCCACGCAGAGGGTGAAGAGCCTGACACAACCATCACCATATACAACAACATTACATGCACCAGCCCACCACGTCTCGCTGGTCAGGACCTACGCGATATTGACAATGAATTCTACCAAAGCTGCTAAGCAGACACAGGCATGTTTAGAGAATTTGTTTATACACAGCACAGAATATAACAAAACTGCCAACCGttatatttttaacaataaaaattCACTCAGCTTTTGATTTCAATACTGGAACTGTGGAAAAGGTTATTATTCAACATCTGTAGCCTTTATACATTTGATTCAGATTTGAAGATTGtaacaacaaatatttgattGGCTTCAGTCAGTTCTATGTGGATGTAATAAAAGGGAATGATTAATTGTGACATAATGTGATGACAGCTGGTGAAATGTCCCCTCTCTGCAggataataaacatttaatggAACAAATCCACAACAAAAGCTTTGAGACAAATTGATTTACACTGAAATAAGACTGAAAACTGCAAAACGTTATGCagagatataaaatatatatacatataaatttGATGCATGTTGAAGGTACTACTGCACATTTGTTCCTCAATAAAACACTTGATTCTCCATTCATGCCCTTTAACTCATACAACACCAGTTACATAACAATGTTAAAGTGTAATAATCATTGTGTCGCGTTGGTCATGTGCAATGTGGGCGAATAAAAAGCACTGCAACAGGAAAAACGACTGGAAAATAATCATTTGTGATGGAAACATCAGTGACTTCCAGTCAACCTATTTAGCAAGACTGATAAAAACAACCTGAAAATGCCATGTCACAAAATATTAAGTTTATAAGCGATGGAGCTATAACTCTCACTGTATTTCAATTATGTATGTGACTGGGAGGGAGAAAACGTGTCCACGAGCCAAAACATTACTAAGAATGTTTCATGTACACACAGTGAGCTTCCcccaaaaataaatgtttacatcaaATACAGATGAATGAAAGTGGGATGGGAACGTGTGTgtccacacacacctgcagacgGTAAGCAGCTAACGAGCTAGCACACTTTGTTTTGTGCTATTCAACCACTACCACAAAGTTCAAGTTGCGTTTATCAAGTCAGAACATGATTTACTGCACACTACACACTCCCTGTGCGGCCTGCTGAGCTCGTCCTACCTTGGACATGTGTCTCCACCATCTTACAGACAGTCACAGCAGAGTTTCTG harbors:
- the igfals gene encoding insulin-like growth factor-binding protein complex acid labile subunit → MQTIVLLVLWILGISLVLPDPDTAGETGTEEPIPCSKGCTCLHDDYSFELNMYCSARNFTQIPSDMPTSTHSLWLDGNLFTSLPAMSFKDLANLNFLNLQSGQLVTLDPQAFKGLRSLAHVHLERNLLRTLPGTLFQNTPNLASLSLHNNQLTRIEERLFSGLSHMWLLNLGWNSIAVLPETAFQDLQGLRELFLAGNRLAYLQPQLFQNLVELKELDLTGNYIKVIKANVFVKLTKLQKLYLAQNHIVTVVPRAFAGMKSLRWLDLTNNRLTTLHDDTFLGLHSLHVLRLSNNSLTGIRPRTFRDLQYLEELRLSYNRIRALGERIFEGLGHLEVLELEHNQVQEAQVGSFTGLSHVAVINLSGSCFLSLPDQVFKGLSKLHSLHLDKGCLTRITSQAFTGLSGLRRLFLQHNNISVVERHSFVDLVGLLGLDLSFNKLEVLTTNTFSGLKNMEYLLLSHNDCRQFLQNGTKELLPRLRYLDLRANALAGMVPEFPECMEKLLLSGNRWKCDCSTLPLRNYSLRNPLVIPRQVETHAEGEEPDTTITIYNNITCTSPPRLAGQDLRDIDNEFYQSC